The Herbiconiux sp. SALV-R1 nucleotide sequence GCGCGCTCGCGCAGGCGCTGTATCGGCGGGGCGGTGTGGCGCTGCTCGTGGGAGTGCTGTCGGGGCTGGTGTCGGCGGCGTTCCAACCCCTCGGCTTCCTCGCCGCGCTCATCGCGCTCGGCATCGGAGCCGTGCAGGAGCTGCCGTTCCTCCTCACCCGCTACCGCTTCTGGCCGGTCTGGCTCTTCGTGGCCGGCTCCGCGCTGTCGGGCGTCATCCTCGCCGTCGGCATGTACCGCCTGGTCGGCGCGCACGACCTCGACGGTGTCGGCACGGTCATCCTGCTCGTCGGCTCATTCGTCTCGCCCGTCGTCTTCACGCTGCTGGCGCTGGCGCTCGCCAGAGCGCTGACAGCGGCAGGAGTAGCGCGCGGTGTCGCACGACCCGCCCGACCCGCGAAGCCCCGGGGTTAGCGACCCGAGCCGAGGGTGTCGGCGTTGAGCAGCAGCGGTGCGTCGTTGACGGGCACGTCGACGTGCATGTGGGTGCAGGAGTCGTCGAACTCCGTCCAGTTGGTGAGGTTCACCTTGACACCGGCGGATGCGCGGCAGCTCGCCTGACCGACGCGGGCGCCGACCGGCATCACCGGGTCGAGCAGGCTGATGAGCTTCAGCGTTCCCGCGTCGTAGCCGTTGAGGCTCTTGTTGTCGAGCAGGTAGAAGTCGACGGCGTGGCCGCCCCCGTCGATGTAGTGCGACGAGCTGGTGCCCGCGCCCTCGATCTGCCCGGTGCACTTGCGGTTGATGTCGCTCACGCCGACCTGGTCGAAGTTGCGCACCGCGATGGCGATGATCTCGAGCACCCGGTAGTCGACACCGCAGTCGGGAACCGTGACGCCCTGGGCGATCCAGCGGATCTCCTTCATGTGGTCGGGCACCGACCCCACGAGCTTGCCGGAATCCATGGCGTCGACGAGCTCCTGTGCGAGCGACCGGCCCACGAGCAGCTGAGCGGTCGAGTATCCGGCTGCCTGCAGCTCCCCCACGTCGGAGACGGCGTAGCCGTCGCGGTCGACGACCTCGGTGGAGGCGGTGTTCGAGGTGATGAGCTGCTGGGTGGCCGCGTTCGCGTTGGCGTTGAGGCTGAGGTTCACCACGTTGGCGTCGACGGGGCTCGCCGAGACGGTGGTGGGGATGGCCGTGACCGCGGTGATGCCGAGCACGAAGGCCATCGCGACACCGGTGAGCGCACCCTTGGCCCAGTTACGACGCGAACCGGATGCGCGGGGCGGCTTCGACGAGCGCGCGGGGCGGCTGGGGGCTGCGGAGCGGGCGCCGCGGCGGTCGCGGGGAGCGGGGCTCGCGGCGCGCAGCGCGCGGCGGGTAGCAACCTCACGACCGGCCCCGACCGACGGCGACCCGTCGGAGGACTCGGCCGACGGCGATGCGACCAGCAGAGCCGCGATGTCGAAATCGG carries:
- a CDS encoding ECF transporter S component, coding for MKNTSTRLLLSCAAIGVAGGLLFIVNSYIGGTVNAVIPVLYGLTLGVYFVPGALAQALYRRGGVALLVGVLSGLVSAAFQPLGFLAALIALGIGAVQELPFLLTRYRFWPVWLFVAGSALSGVILAVGMYRLVGAHDLDGVGTVILLVGSFVSPVVFTLLALALARALTAAGVARGVARPARPAKPRG